The following are from one region of the Stanieria cyanosphaera PCC 7437 genome:
- a CDS encoding GAF domain-containing protein → MSDLGLQQVLQRLSHNLTRDSLVQQVTNQLKVYLEVDRILVYYFYRQWQGQVTFEVISSPQLSILGSTGPDECFNGDYASMYQAGRIKAIADIETANIADCHRDFLRKLQVRANLVAPVLSQQQLWGLLIAHHCQNPRNWSAEEIQMMQTGAARLERSGILN, encoded by the coding sequence ATGTCCGATCTTGGTTTACAACAAGTTTTACAACGTTTGTCCCATAATCTTACTAGAGATTCTCTAGTACAACAAGTAACTAATCAATTAAAAGTTTATTTAGAAGTAGACCGCATTTTAGTTTATTATTTTTATCGTCAATGGCAAGGACAAGTTACGTTTGAAGTTATTAGTTCTCCTCAATTATCAATCTTAGGCTCAACTGGTCCTGATGAATGTTTTAATGGCGACTATGCTAGTATGTATCAAGCTGGCAGAATTAAAGCGATCGCGGATATTGAAACTGCAAATATTGCTGATTGTCACCGAGATTTTTTAAGAAAGTTACAAGTTCGAGCTAATTTGGTTGCACCAGTGCTTTCTCAACAGCAACTGTGGGGACTTTTAATTGCTCATCATTGTCAAAATCCTCGAAATTGGTCTGCTGAAGAGATTCAAATGATGCAAACTGGTGCAGCTAGATTGGAGCGATCGGGTATTTTAAATTGA
- a CDS encoding class I SAM-dependent methyltransferase: MNSLSETAYLVAMYRAMESARPDALFQDPFASMLAGGQGKLLAEVFGNQKQAANIIAVRTYTFDRIIEQLLNSTEIDTVVNLGAGLDTRPYRLALPRSLCWVEVDLPEIISYKSQKLQQQQPLCSLERIELDLTNSELRNNLFTKINSKTNQVLVITEGLLSYLSEEQVNLLSEELRSQSHFRWWLFELIAASEIKLIKPSQTQKLFQQYFSNKLQFAPNNGLDFFSERGWKIAQFYSMWQESRRLKRGVFLAALLELLMRCFSKKYWQAINQKIGIVLLEKN, translated from the coding sequence ATGAATAGCTTATCCGAGACTGCTTATTTAGTAGCAATGTATCGAGCGATGGAATCTGCGCGTCCTGATGCTTTGTTTCAAGACCCTTTTGCCAGTATGCTAGCTGGAGGACAGGGTAAACTGCTGGCAGAAGTTTTTGGTAATCAAAAGCAAGCAGCAAATATTATTGCAGTTCGTACCTATACTTTTGACCGTATCATCGAACAGCTTTTGAATTCAACCGAAATTGATACAGTGGTTAATTTAGGCGCAGGATTGGATACTCGTCCTTATCGTTTAGCTTTACCGCGATCGCTTTGTTGGGTTGAAGTTGATCTTCCAGAAATTATCTCATACAAATCCCAGAAGTTACAACAACAGCAACCTCTATGTTCTTTAGAAAGGATTGAGTTGGATTTGACTAACTCTGAGTTGAGAAACAATTTATTTACTAAAATTAATTCAAAAACTAATCAAGTACTTGTGATTACTGAGGGATTACTTTCTTATTTATCAGAGGAACAAGTTAATCTTTTAAGTGAAGAACTTAGAAGTCAATCTCACTTTCGTTGGTGGTTGTTTGAACTGATAGCAGCGTCTGAAATAAAGCTAATTAAACCTTCTCAAACACAAAAGCTTTTTCAGCAATATTTTTCAAATAAATTGCAATTTGCACCAAACAATGGACTAGATTTTTTCTCTGAACGTGGTTGGAAAATCGCTCAATTTTACTCGATGTGGCAAGAATCGCGTCGATTAAAGCGAGGAGTTTTTTTAGCAGCTTTACTAGAATTATTGATGCGTTGTTTTAGTAAAAAATATTGGCAAGCAATCAATCAAAAAATTGGTATTGTTTTACTTGAAAAGAATTAA
- the speA gene encoding biosynthetic arginine decarboxylase — protein MVKSKLEFEQNQQQSSSDKHATSSSWTIEDSENLYGIQGWGEPYFSINAAGHVTVSPQGNSRGFSLDLYELVESLKKRNLGLPLLIRFSDILGDRLERLHASMNRAIARYNYPGKYQGVFPIKCNQHRHLVEAIVQFGKPYQFGLEAGSKPELMIALAALEAGYHPTKDNFEPLLICNGYKDREYIETALLARKLGQKPIIVIEQIEELYLAIAVSRQLEIKPILGVRAKLLTKGSGRWGNSTGERAKFGLTIPQIVEVVEQLQAADLLDSLQLLHFHVGSQISSISVVKDAIREASQIYVQLVKMGANMQYLDVGGGLAVDYDGSKTNFHASKNYNMQNYANDIVAQIKDACAQGNVTVPTIVSESGRAIASHQSVLVFDVLGTSDVPTTPPSPVQEEEHLVLRNLWETYHFIDAQNYQETYHDAIQFKEEAISLFNLGYFTLAQRARAEELYWACCRKIVQIIPQQGYVPDDLEDLEKMMASIYYINLSIFQSVPDSWAIDQLFPIMPIHRLEEKPTARGILADLTCDSDGKIDQFIDLRDVKDILELHPLQFVDNQNNGDLSKQKSPAPYYLGMFLVGAYQEIMGNLHNLFGDTNVVHIQMTPKGYQIEYVVKGDTIKEVLGYVQYDPEDLIETMRRRTEVALQERKITLEEAQRLLQNYESSLNSYTYLVAN, from the coding sequence ATGGTCAAAAGTAAACTTGAATTTGAACAAAATCAGCAACAATCTTCTTCAGACAAACACGCTACTTCAAGCTCTTGGACGATTGAAGATAGTGAAAATCTTTATGGTATTCAAGGTTGGGGTGAGCCTTATTTTTCAATCAATGCTGCCGGTCATGTAACGGTATCTCCTCAAGGTAATTCCCGAGGATTTTCTTTAGATCTTTATGAATTAGTTGAATCCCTTAAAAAGAGAAATTTAGGGTTGCCTTTATTAATTCGTTTTTCAGATATTTTGGGCGATCGCTTGGAAAGATTACACGCTTCGATGAATAGAGCGATCGCGAGATATAATTATCCAGGGAAATATCAAGGAGTTTTTCCAATTAAATGTAATCAACATCGTCATTTAGTTGAGGCAATTGTTCAGTTTGGGAAACCTTATCAGTTTGGGTTGGAAGCTGGTTCTAAACCAGAATTAATGATTGCTTTGGCAGCGTTGGAAGCTGGTTACCATCCAACCAAAGATAATTTTGAGCCTTTGTTAATTTGTAATGGTTATAAAGACCGAGAATACATTGAAACCGCCTTACTCGCCAGAAAATTGGGACAAAAACCAATTATTGTAATCGAACAAATCGAAGAATTGTATCTAGCGATCGCAGTTAGTCGTCAGTTAGAGATTAAGCCGATTTTAGGAGTAAGAGCTAAATTATTAACGAAAGGTTCAGGAAGATGGGGAAATTCGACTGGAGAGAGAGCAAAATTTGGTTTAACTATTCCGCAAATTGTTGAAGTAGTCGAACAACTGCAAGCAGCAGATTTACTTGATTCCTTACAACTATTGCATTTTCATGTTGGTTCTCAAATTTCTTCAATCAGCGTCGTCAAAGATGCAATCCGCGAAGCCAGCCAAATTTATGTTCAATTGGTTAAAATGGGCGCAAATATGCAGTATTTGGACGTGGGAGGTGGTTTAGCAGTTGATTACGATGGTTCAAAAACCAACTTCCATGCTTCCAAAAATTACAATATGCAGAATTATGCCAATGATATCGTGGCACAAATCAAAGACGCTTGCGCCCAAGGTAATGTTACCGTACCAACTATTGTCAGTGAAAGTGGTAGAGCGATCGCTTCTCATCAATCAGTTTTGGTTTTTGATGTCTTAGGAACTAGTGATGTCCCAACTACACCACCTTCACCAGTACAAGAGGAGGAACACTTAGTTTTACGTAATCTTTGGGAAACTTATCACTTTATTGATGCTCAAAATTATCAAGAAACCTACCACGATGCGATTCAGTTTAAAGAAGAGGCGATTAGTTTATTTAATTTGGGTTATTTTACCCTAGCACAAAGAGCTAGAGCCGAAGAATTATATTGGGCTTGTTGTCGCAAAATTGTTCAAATCATTCCTCAACAGGGATATGTACCTGACGATTTGGAAGATTTAGAGAAGATGATGGCATCAATTTATTATATCAACCTCTCAATCTTTCAGTCAGTTCCAGATTCTTGGGCGATTGATCAATTATTTCCAATTATGCCTATTCATCGTCTTGAAGAGAAACCAACAGCTAGAGGTATCTTGGCCGATCTTACTTGCGATAGCGATGGTAAAATCGATCAATTTATTGATTTACGAGATGTTAAAGACATTTTAGAGTTGCATCCTCTTCAGTTTGTTGACAACCAAAATAACGGTGATTTAAGTAAGCAAAAGTCCCCAGCACCTTATTATCTAGGGATGTTTTTAGTTGGTGCTTATCAAGAAATCATGGGGAATTTGCACAACTTATTCGGTGATACCAACGTGGTTCATATTCAGATGACTCCCAAAGGTTATCAAATCGAATATGTAGTAAAAGGCGATACGATTAAAGAAGTTTTGGGTTATGTACAATATGACCCAGAAGATTTGATCGAAACTATGCGCCGTCGTACAGAAGTGGCTTTGCAAGAACGTAAAATTACTTTAGAAGAAGCCCAAAGATTATTACAAAACTATGAAAGTAGTCTTAATAGTTACACCTATTTAGTAGCAAATTAG
- a CDS encoding DUF4330 domain-containing protein, with the protein MKIIDSKGRLFGKVSILDLGAAFVIFLVIVGIFFFPGTPLTEGIVAQTKAKPIEVDVLVRGLSVGDFQGLLQEFQAEKTANIVIRNQPAGKVNIKSSKPLPRTTAVPQPDGTVKALPDPRPEITMIQDLILTLEGKAQITDNGAVLDNTKKVKVGIPIQLEGKNYDFNASVIAVRVQE; encoded by the coding sequence ATGAAGATTATTGATTCTAAAGGAAGACTCTTTGGTAAAGTCAGCATTCTCGATCTTGGTGCTGCTTTTGTAATATTTTTAGTAATTGTCGGGATTTTCTTTTTTCCTGGTACTCCCCTCACCGAAGGCATTGTCGCTCAAACCAAAGCTAAACCAATTGAAGTAGATGTTTTGGTAAGAGGATTAAGTGTTGGAGACTTTCAAGGATTATTACAAGAATTTCAAGCCGAAAAAACAGCTAATATTGTTATTCGTAATCAACCTGCGGGTAAAGTAAACATTAAATCTAGTAAACCCTTACCTCGAACTACTGCTGTACCCCAACCAGACGGTACTGTTAAAGCTTTACCCGATCCTCGTCCCGAAATTACCATGATTCAAGATTTGATTCTTACCCTAGAAGGAAAAGCACAAATTACCGATAATGGAGCAGTGTTGGATAACACTAAAAAAGTTAAAGTAGGGATTCCAATTCAGTTGGAAGGTAAAAATTACGATTTTAACGCTAGTGTGATTGCTGTTCGCGTTCAAGAATAA
- a CDS encoding type II toxin-antitoxin system PemK/MazF family toxin — protein sequence MVIEQGEIYWVDLGKPKASEPGYCRPCVVVQNNIFNQSKIATVAVCMITSNLKRANSPGNVFLAQGEANLSKASVVNISQILTVNKSALQQKIGNLTTEKLNLVIAGIKLLIEPR from the coding sequence ATGGTAATCGAACAAGGTGAAATTTATTGGGTTGATTTAGGAAAACCTAAAGCTTCCGAACCAGGATATTGTAGACCTTGTGTTGTAGTGCAGAATAATATTTTTAACCAGTCTAAAATTGCTACCGTTGCCGTCTGTATGATAACGTCTAATCTTAAACGTGCTAATTCGCCAGGTAATGTTTTTTTAGCACAGGGAGAAGCAAATTTATCGAAAGCAAGTGTAGTAAATATTTCGCAAATACTTACAGTCAACAAAAGCGCTCTTCAGCAAAAAATAGGTAATCTAACGACGGAAAAACTTAACTTAGTTATAGCAGGAATAAAACTTTTAATCGAGCCGAGATAA
- a CDS encoding CopG family ribbon-helix-helix protein yields the protein MNSPTAKTAVSLPQELLEKTNKIAREMRTSRSAVVTEALTEYVRRRENEQILAQINEVYDDETLTLEESNLIQAGMTYVAENVIEQW from the coding sequence ATGAATTCTCCCACAGCTAAAACAGCAGTCAGTCTACCTCAAGAATTATTAGAAAAAACTAATAAAATTGCCCGAGAAATGAGAACTAGTCGTAGTGCTGTTGTCACAGAAGCTTTAACTGAATACGTTCGCCGTCGAGAAAACGAGCAGATTCTAGCTCAAATTAATGAAGTTTACGATGATGAAACACTTACTTTAGAAGAATCGAACCTAATTCAAGCTGGAATGACTTATGTAGCTGAAAATGTAATCGAACAATGGTAA
- the hisIE gene encoding bifunctional phosphoribosyl-AMP cyclohydrolase/phosphoribosyl-ATP diphosphatase HisIE: protein MSSIETKSFSQAIPIEKIRYNEQGLVPAIAQDYLDGTVLMMAWMNAESLQKTLETGETWYWSRSRHELWHKGATSEHIQKVKSIRYDCDSDALLISIEQVGDIACHTGERSCFHQVDTTKSAPPADTLSEVFRVICDRRDHPLEESYTCKLLAGGDNKILKKIGEEAAEVVMACKDHDSNAIASEVADLFYHTLVALAAHQVDLRDVYRQLQQRRR from the coding sequence ATGTCCTCAATAGAAACTAAATCCTTCTCCCAAGCTATTCCCATCGAAAAAATTCGCTACAACGAACAAGGATTAGTACCTGCGATCGCCCAAGATTATCTAGACGGTACAGTATTAATGATGGCATGGATGAATGCAGAATCTCTTCAAAAAACCTTAGAGACTGGAGAAACTTGGTATTGGAGTCGTTCTCGTCACGAATTGTGGCATAAAGGTGCAACTTCAGAACATATTCAAAAAGTTAAATCGATTCGTTACGATTGCGACAGCGATGCTTTATTAATTAGTATTGAACAAGTTGGCGATATTGCTTGTCATACAGGTGAACGCAGTTGTTTTCATCAGGTAGACACTACCAAATCTGCACCACCAGCAGATACTTTATCAGAAGTATTTAGAGTTATTTGCGATCGCAGAGATCACCCTCTTGAAGAGTCTTACACTTGTAAATTATTGGCAGGAGGAGATAATAAAATCCTCAAAAAAATTGGGGAAGAAGCAGCAGAAGTGGTTATGGCTTGTAAAGATCATGACAGTAATGCGATCGCTTCTGAAGTAGCTGATCTTTTTTACCATACTTTAGTTGCTCTTGCTGCTCATCAAGTTGATCTACGCGATGTTTATCGTCAATTACAACAAAGAAGACGTTAA
- a CDS encoding transposase family protein: MVFLAFLTDAIAKKRVLILSQARNGKVHDKRAHDEDDLAGSVPEEIPIEVDLGFQGLQKQYDNIRLPHRKPKGGELNESQKEENRILSSSRVVCENAFAGVKRYNAVSQVYRNRIVDFDDRLMLTCAGLWNFYLMAA; encoded by the coding sequence TTGGTTTTTCTTGCTTTCTTAACTGATGCGATCGCGAAGAAAAGAGTTTTGATCTTAAGCCAAGCTCGAAATGGTAAAGTACACGACAAACGCGCTCATGACGAAGATGATCTTGCTGGAAGTGTCCCTGAAGAAATTCCGATTGAGGTTGATTTGGGATTTCAAGGTTTACAAAAACAGTATGACAATATTCGTCTACCTCATCGAAAGCCCAAGGGTGGAGAACTAAACGAGAGTCAAAAGGAAGAAAATCGCATTTTAAGTAGTTCTCGCGTTGTTTGTGAAAATGCCTTTGCAGGTGTCAAGCGTTACAATGCCGTGAGTCAAGTTTATCGTAATAGAATCGTTGATTTCGACGACCGCTTGATGCTTACCTGTGCAGGATTGTGGAATTTTTATTTGATGGCTGCTTAA
- a CDS encoding alpha-E domain-containing protein, whose amino-acid sequence MLSRVADSIYWLNRYIERAENVARFVDVNLNLMLDLPPGMTQQWQPLVSITGDVELFKARYGEANAKNVIQFLTFEENYPNSIISCLQKARENARSIREIISSEMWEEVNSFYLMVKEASPGKPFDALPYFFNQVKMASHRFAGVMDATMTHNEGWHFGQMGRLLERADKTTRILDVKYFVLLPSAEWVGTPLDQIQWISLLKSASAYEMYRKCQHRITPTCVAEFLILNRQFPRSIYFCLWQAEQCLHEITSTPTGTWCNGAERSLGKLCSQLGYLTIEDVIQTGLHEFLDQMQSSINRVGKEIYTTFFAVDNC is encoded by the coding sequence ATGTTAAGTAGAGTAGCTGATTCAATTTACTGGTTAAATCGTTATATTGAACGAGCAGAAAATGTTGCTCGTTTTGTCGATGTCAATCTCAATTTAATGTTAGATCTGCCTCCAGGAATGACCCAGCAATGGCAGCCTCTGGTTTCAATTACAGGAGATGTAGAACTATTTAAAGCACGATATGGTGAAGCAAATGCTAAAAATGTGATACAATTCCTAACTTTTGAAGAAAATTACCCCAATTCAATTATTTCTTGCTTACAAAAAGCTAGAGAAAATGCCCGTTCTATTCGTGAAATTATTTCGTCAGAGATGTGGGAAGAGGTTAACTCTTTTTATTTAATGGTAAAAGAAGCCTCACCAGGAAAACCTTTTGATGCTTTACCATATTTTTTCAATCAAGTAAAAATGGCTAGTCATCGCTTTGCAGGAGTAATGGATGCTACTATGACTCACAATGAGGGATGGCATTTTGGACAGATGGGTAGACTGTTAGAAAGAGCAGATAAAACTACTCGCATTCTCGATGTCAAATACTTTGTTTTATTACCTTCAGCCGAATGGGTAGGTACGCCTTTAGATCAAATTCAATGGATCTCTCTACTCAAGTCTGCTAGTGCTTACGAGATGTACCGCAAATGTCAGCATAGAATAACTCCTACTTGTGTAGCCGAATTTTTAATTTTAAATCGTCAATTTCCTCGTTCTATTTACTTCTGTCTTTGGCAAGCTGAACAATGTCTGCATGAAATTACTAGCACTCCAACAGGAACTTGGTGTAATGGCGCAGAAAGATCTCTGGGAAAATTATGCTCTCAATTAGGTTATCTAACTATAGAGGATGTCATTCAAACTGGTTTACACGAATTTTTAGATCAAATGCAAAGTTCAATCAATCGCGTAGGAAAGGAAATCTATACAACTTTTTTCGCAGTGGATAATTGTTAA
- a CDS encoding circularly permuted type 2 ATP-grasp protein: MQLEAYDPEEFYDELFVAQGKPRSQAESLIKWIQKLGIEQLEQHRQTAEIALFKLGVTFNVYSDNQGVERIFPFDIIPRIIAAEEWQQLEKGLKQRIEALNLFLDDIYNEQLIIKDGKIPAEVIHTASGFLKPCLGIKPPHGIWCHITGTDLVRDRDGQWYVLEDNLRVPSGVSYVLENRRVMKSTFPDIFHTMAVKAIDDYPSHLLETLLNLAPPHLPEPTVVVLTPGIYNSAYYEHSFLAQQMGVELVEGRDLIVVDGYLQMRTTKGLRRVDVVYRRVDDGFLDPKAFHPNSCLGVPGLMEVYHEGKVALANAPGTGVADDKVVYAYVPEMIRYYLAEEPLLSNVPTYLCWREQDREYVLKNLDKLVVKAANEAGGYGMLVGIDATPAEREEFAQKIIAQPRNYIAQPTLSLSRVPTLIDGEIQGRHVDLRPYILHRGDEIYVHPGGLTRVALKKGSLVVNSSQGGGSKDTWVLTG, translated from the coding sequence TTGCAACTAGAAGCATACGATCCAGAAGAATTTTATGATGAATTATTTGTCGCTCAAGGCAAACCGCGATCGCAAGCCGAATCTTTGATTAAATGGATTCAAAAATTAGGAATCGAACAATTAGAACAACATCGGCAAACAGCCGAGATCGCTCTGTTTAAATTAGGAGTAACTTTTAACGTTTATAGCGACAATCAAGGGGTAGAAAGAATATTTCCTTTTGATATTATTCCTCGTATTATTGCTGCCGAAGAATGGCAACAGCTAGAAAAAGGATTAAAACAGAGAATTGAAGCTCTTAATCTCTTTCTCGATGATATTTACAACGAACAACTAATCATTAAAGACGGCAAAATTCCTGCTGAAGTAATTCATACCGCTAGTGGTTTTCTTAAACCTTGTCTTGGAATAAAACCACCTCATGGAATTTGGTGTCATATTACTGGTACAGATTTAGTACGCGACCGCGATGGTCAATGGTACGTGTTAGAAGATAATCTGAGAGTACCTTCGGGAGTTTCTTATGTCTTAGAAAACCGACGAGTGATGAAAAGCACTTTTCCCGATATTTTTCACACTATGGCAGTTAAAGCGATCGATGACTATCCTAGTCATTTATTAGAAACTTTATTAAATTTAGCACCACCTCATTTACCAGAACCTACTGTAGTCGTTCTCACTCCTGGTATCTACAACTCCGCCTATTATGAACATTCTTTTCTAGCACAACAAATGGGAGTGGAATTAGTCGAAGGTAGAGACTTAATTGTTGTCGATGGCTACTTACAGATGCGAACTACCAAAGGATTGCGTCGTGTCGATGTCGTTTATCGTAGAGTAGATGATGGCTTTTTAGATCCTAAAGCTTTTCATCCCAATTCCTGTTTAGGTGTTCCAGGATTAATGGAAGTATATCACGAAGGAAAAGTAGCCTTAGCTAATGCACCAGGAACAGGTGTAGCAGACGATAAAGTAGTTTATGCCTATGTTCCTGAAATGATTCGCTACTATTTAGCTGAAGAACCCCTTTTATCTAACGTTCCCACATATCTGTGTTGGCGAGAACAAGACCGAGAATACGTCCTCAAAAACTTAGACAAATTAGTAGTTAAAGCAGCCAACGAAGCTGGAGGTTACGGGATGTTAGTCGGAATTGATGCCACGCCAGCAGAAAGAGAAGAATTTGCTCAAAAAATTATTGCCCAACCTCGTAATTATATTGCTCAACCAACTCTCAGTTTGTCGCGAGTACCTACTTTGATTGATGGTGAAATCCAAGGAAGACACGTAGATTTACGTCCTTATATTCTTCATCGTGGTGATGAAATCTATGTCCATCCAGGCGGACTTACCCGTGTTGCACTCAAAAAAGGCTCATTGGTCGTTAATTCTTCTCAAGGAGGCGGTAGTAAGGATACTTGGGTATTAACAGGTTAA
- a CDS encoding SDR family oxidoreductase yields MFLVTGATGSLGRRIVRQLRDQGKSVRAFVRLTSNYEELEDRGAEIFIGDLKQDKDIAKACQGVKYIISSHGSGSNAQALDYRANIELIDCAKENQVEHFVFISVLGVDRGYQDSATFKAKREVEKYLMKSGLNYTILRPSGFANNLLPLAERFRETGIYLLIGDPQHRSSIVSTDDLATIAIASVETSAAKNRIFAVGGPNILTREDIPRIFARLFNKEPIIINPPLALFDGLRSGLGLINPQLQKSLGTLRTLLAHEFFCTAEEIALLEFTFNMQMESLESFLLRYLGSN; encoded by the coding sequence ATGTTTTTAGTTACTGGTGCAACAGGATCATTAGGACGTAGAATTGTCAGACAATTAAGAGATCAAGGCAAATCGGTACGAGCTTTTGTGCGTCTTACCTCTAATTATGAAGAGTTAGAAGATAGAGGTGCAGAGATTTTTATTGGCGACCTCAAACAAGATAAAGATATTGCCAAAGCCTGTCAAGGAGTAAAATATATCATTAGTAGTCATGGTTCTGGTAGTAATGCTCAAGCTCTAGATTATCGAGCCAATATCGAATTAATTGACTGTGCAAAAGAAAATCAGGTTGAACATTTCGTTTTTATTTCTGTTTTGGGAGTAGACCGAGGTTATCAAGATTCTGCTACCTTTAAAGCCAAACGAGAAGTAGAAAAGTATTTAATGAAAAGTGGTTTAAACTACACTATTTTGCGTCCTTCGGGATTTGCCAATAATCTTTTACCGCTAGCAGAAAGATTTCGCGAAACAGGAATTTATTTATTAATTGGCGATCCACAACATCGCTCTTCAATTGTTAGTACCGATGATTTAGCAACGATCGCGATCGCATCTGTTGAAACATCGGCAGCCAAAAACCGAATTTTTGCAGTCGGTGGACCAAATATTCTGACTAGAGAAGATATTCCTCGGATTTTTGCTCGTTTATTTAACAAAGAACCAATTATTATTAATCCACCTTTAGCATTATTTGATGGCTTGCGATCGGGACTAGGTTTAATTAATCCACAGTTACAAAAATCTTTGGGTACATTAAGAACTTTACTGGCACACGAATTCTTTTGTACAGCAGAAGAAATTGCTTTGCTCGAATTTACTTTTAATATGCAAATGGAATCGTTGGAGAGTTTTTTACTACGTTATTTAGGCAGCAATTAA
- a CDS encoding lipopolysaccharide assembly protein LapA domain-containing protein — MRIFANFLSALIMAGWIGAIAVFSIQNIQQVSLQFLTFESIQLPIGVLLAFCLGLGFILGSLLPLLWQRSRRASRDMYY; from the coding sequence ATGAGAATTTTTGCTAACTTTTTAAGTGCGTTAATCATGGCTGGATGGATAGGCGCGATCGCAGTTTTTTCGATTCAGAATATTCAACAAGTATCTTTGCAATTTTTGACTTTTGAATCAATTCAACTACCAATTGGAGTTTTATTGGCATTTTGCTTAGGATTGGGTTTTATTTTGGGTTCTTTATTACCTTTATTGTGGCAAAGATCGAGAAGAGCAAGTCGAGATATGTATTATTAA